Genomic DNA from Clostridium sp. BJN0013:
GATAAAGATGCTGTAATTGCATCTACTTTAATATGTGAAATGGCTTTATACTATAAGATGAAGGGAATAAATATCTACAAGGCATTAATCAATCTTTATAGCAGATATGGATTTTATAAGGAAAATATAGTTTCTATAGAACTTAAAGGCAGGGAAGGTTGTGAAGAAATAGACACAATACTTGAATATTTGAGACATTCCATGAAAAGAACATTGGGAGGAGTAAAAATAGTTAAAAAACTAGACTATAAATTAAGTATTGAAAAAGATCTTGTAAATATAACTGAAAATATAATACAGCTTCCAAAATCGAATGTACTTAAATTTGTTATGGAGGATAGGAGTTGGTTTGTAGTAAGGCCTTCAGGAACAGAACCAAAGATAAAAATTTATTTTTCAGTAATAGGAAATAGTTTAAAAGATTCTGAAGACAAAATGGAAATGTTAAAACAAAATGTAATGAATATAATTAAGGATGCCAATTGTTAATAATAAAATGTGCAGGTGACAAAACTTATGAGTATAAAATCTTATTTTGCAGAGAAATTGTCTAAATTATTATTCTTGGAAATAAAAAAAGAAAACATTAAAAAGATATTTAAGATTTCATTAGAAGAAGATATATATATACCTATAAATTCCAGGTATATAGTAGATAGTATTAAACTACAGGATAATCTGGATAAAATACCTGTAACATATTTTATAGAAGGTATGTTTTATGTATTGGGGGCAGATGAGGAATTTAGATTTAATAAATACTATAAAGATATAATTTCTAAAGATAAAAATAATAATAAGTTTATAAAAAGTATAATTGGAAAAAATGTTAAAAGCAAAAATTATGAAGAAGCCTATATAATTTTGAAAGGCTTATCCCAAATAGAAGATACTGTAGAAATATATGATAAACTCATAGTTATGGCAGAGGAAATTAGAAAGAAAAATAATATATATAAAGAAGAGGAATTAAATATATTGCAAAAGGCTAAACTTAAAGATAATTATGCTCTGCCTTATTTATATGAGGCAATTATAAAGAAAGAAGAAGGAGACGACGAAAGGGCGCTGTTTTGTATAAATAACTACATAGTAAAAGGTGGAGAAGAAACTCTAGAGGTAACAGATATGAAACAGTGGTTGAAGTCTGCCGTAGATTATGACAGGGGGAAAGAACTTTTGGAAAGCAATCCCCAGGAAGCTCTGAAATATTTAATTCCCCTTATAGATATTTTAGGAGACAATGCCTCTATTTATTATTATATAGCTGTGGGATATAGGATGATTGAAAACCACGAAAAAGCTATCTATTATTTAAATGAAGCTTTAAATATAGATAGCAGCATAGTGGAGGTGGTAAATGAAATGGGAATAAATTATGCATCTTTAGGAAATTATGAAAGGGCCATAGCTTATTTAAGGAAAGCTTTTGAAGCCACTAAATCAGTGGAGGTATGTACAAATCTTATATTGTGTTATTTGAATTCAGGAAATTTAAAAGATGCTAAAGCTCATTTGGAAATTGCAAAAAAATTGGATTCAAAAGATCAGGTGGTAATAGAGTTAAACGAAATTATTAATAAAACAGTAGATAAGAATTAAAAATTAATGAGAGGAGATTTATTATGAATGTAAAAAAAGCTATAATACCCGCCGCAGGGTTGGGTACACGGTTTTTACCTGCTACTAAAGCCCAGCCTAAAGAGATGCTTCCCATAGTAGATAAACCCACTATACAATATATTATAGAAGAAGCAGTAGCCTCTGGAATAGAAGAAATATTGATAATAACAGGGAGAAATAAAAGGGCTATAGAAGATCATTTTGACAAATCTATAGAATTGGAAAGAGAACTGGAGAAAAAGGGAAAAGAAGATCTTTTGAAAATAGTAAAAGATATATCCAGTATATCGGATATTTATTATATAAGACAAAAAGAACCAAAAGGTCTTGGCCACGCCATAGGTTGTGCCAGAACTTTTGTAGGGAATCAACCTTTTGCAGTAATGCTGGGGGATGATGTGGTAGATAATGAAGTTCCTTGTTTAAAGCAGCTTATAGATTGTTATAATGAATATAAAACTTCAATTATAGGAGTACAGGAAGTACCTAAAGAAGAAGTATACAAATATGGCATAGTGAAAGGTATGTACATAGAAAATAATGTATATAAGGTTAAAGATTTAATAGAAAAACCCAAAGTAGAAGAAGCTCCTTCAAATATGGCTATACTTGGAAGATATATAATAACTCCTTCTATATTTGAAATACTACAAAATACTACTCCAGGAAAAGGAGGAGAAATACAGCTTACAGATGCCCTTAGAACTCTGGCCAAGAATGAAGCTATGTACGCTTATACTTTTCAAGGGAGAAGATATGATGTGGGTGATAAGCTTGGATTCCTTCAGGCTACAGTGGAATTTGCATTAAAGAAAGAAGAACTAAAAAAACCTTTTATGAAATATCTTTTAGGGTTGAAAGAACAGACCATATTTAAAGAAGTTAAGGATGAAGTGACCGATAAGGTAAAGGAGAAACAATTGCAATAGGGTAGCATTTGATTTTGCTGTAATTTAACTATATGTTAAATTACAGCAAAAATAATTATAGCAATGTTAAGCTTATATGTATAATTGCTGGATGGCAAAAATATGTTGATTAATTTTCTTTATGATGTAAAATAGATAAGGAGAGTTTATATAATCAATAGATTTAGGAAGTGTTTAAATGCAGAAAGACAAAAAACTTATAGTGTATGACATATTTTTTCTCATAGCTTCTTTATACTTTGCTTTATTACTTAAGTTTGATTTTAATATACCATCAGAGTATATGATATTTTTGAAATTATCTGCTGTTCCAGTGGTTATAGTAACATTAGTGTGCAATAAATTTTTTAATTTATATAACAACATATGGAAATATGCATCTGTAGAAGAGTTGATTTCTATAGTGTACTCCGTATCTCTATCCAATATTATTTTTATAATTTACAGTTATTTTATAAACTATAAATTTCTTGAGAACAGGTATTATAGATTTCCCTATACAGTACATATAATTTTTTGGATACTGTCTGTATTGGCCTTAGGTGGGATAAGATTTACATATAGATTATCTGGAGACAAAAAGGAAGAAAATTGTAAAAAAAGAAGACATAAAAATCTCCTTATAATTGGAGCAGGAGATGCCGCTGCAATGCTCATAAAAGAAATAAAAAAACATACAAATTTCAACTATAATATAATAGGGCTTATAGATGATGACAAATCTAAAAGGGGGAAGCTCATAAAGGGTATAGAAGTTTTAGGTGGAAGAAATGAAATAATAGAGGTATGCAAAAATAGGGGTATAGAAGAAATAATAATTGCAATGCCTTCTGCTGATCTTCATACAAAAAGAGAAATTATAAACATATGTAAAAATACAAAATGCAAATTAAAAACTTTACCGGGAATATATGAGATGATAGACGGAAACATAAATATTACAAAGCTTAGAGATGTAAATATAGAAGATTTGCTTGGAAGAGAAGAGGTTAAATTAAATACTCGGGACATAAGCAAGTACATAAAAGATAAAATTATAATGGTTACAGGTGGAGGAGGATCTATAGGCTCCGAATTATGCAGACAACTAGCTAAATTTCAGCCCAAACAATTACTTATATTAGATATATATGAAAATAATGTATATGATCTTGAGATGGAATTAAATTATAATTATGCTGATTTAAATAAAAAAGTAATTATAGCATCTATAAGAGACAGTGAGAGGTTAAAGGATATATTCAGGAAGTATACTCCACAGGTGGTTTTTCATGCAGCTGCCCATAAGCATGTTCCTCTTATGGAGGGAAATCCTTCAGAAGCTGTAAAGAACAATATAATTGGAACTTATAGAGTTTTAAAATGCTGTGATGAATTTAAAGTAGAGAAATTTGTACAGATAAGTACGGATAAAGCTGTTAACCCTACCAATGTTATGGGGGCTACAAAAAGATTTTGTGAAATAATGGTGCAGGCTTTTAATGAAGTCAGTAAAACTGAATATGTGGCTGTAAGATTTGGAAATGTCTTGGGAAGTAATGGTTCTGTAATTCCATTATTTAAAAGGCAAATAGCTCATGGTGGGCCTGTTACAGTAACTCATCCTGAAATAAATAGATTTTTTATGACAATTCCAGAAGCGGCTCAATTGGTAATTCAGGCAGGTGCTATAGCTGCCGGGGGAGAAATTTTTGTGCTTGATATGGGAAAACCTGTTAAGATAGTGGATTTAGCCAGAGATCTTATAACTTTATCAGGATATGAACCGGATGTAGATATAAAAATAGAATATACAGGTCTTAGACCAGGTGAAAAGTTATATGAAGAACTGCTTATGAATGAAATAGCATTGACTTCTACGGAGCATGATAAAATATTTGTGGAAAAACCTAATAAGGTAGATATGAATTTTATAGAAAAATCTATTGATGAATTTAAAGAAGTATTGAATCAGGATAAAGAGCATATAATGCAGCTTATAGAAAAGAAAGTTCCTACTTATAAGAGAAAAAAATAGCAAAAGGATGAATAAGCCCATGAAGAATATACTAGTTATTTCCCATATGTATCCCTCACCTTCAAATAGTGTTTTGGGTATTTTTGTCCATAAACAGGTACAGAAGCTTATAAATGAGGGCTGTAAAGTAAAGGTAATATGTCCGGTACCCTATGTGCCATCTTTTTTAGGTGTAATAAAAAAATATAAAGCTTATATTGATATTCCCACTAAAGTATTTCTTGATGGGGTGGAAGTTTTTTATCCTAGATATGTAGAATTTCCAAGAGGGCTATTTCTACAGTACTCTGGAATTTTTATGTATCTTGGTATAAAAAGAACTATAGATAATTTATACAAAAGATTTAAATTCAATGTTATACACGCACATACTGCCATACCTGTAGGTTTCGCAACTATACACTTAAGTAAAAAGTATAATGTACCTTTTGTAGTAACCATTCACGGTCAGGATTTCCAATATACCGTAAAAAAGAATAGTATGTGCAGAAAAAATGTATTTAAAGTTTTAAAAGCTGCAGATAAAATAATAACTGTCAGTAATAAATTGAAAAATGTTATAAAAGAAAAGTATATTTTAAATAAAACCATAGTTATAAATAATGGGATCAATCCTGAAGAGTATGTAATAAAGGAACAAGTGGAATTAAAGGGAAGTCATATAATGCTAAGTGTATCTGCTTTAATAAAAACCAAAGGTATAGATTTAAATATAAGGGCAGTATCAAAACTTGTAAAAAAATATCCTGATTTAATGTATTACATAATTGGAGATGGAGAAGAAAATAGAAATTTAAGAAAGCTGGTAAATGATCTGAATTTAAATGGAAATGTATTTTTTCTAGGTAGATTGCCTCATTCTCAAGTAATAAAATATATGTCTTCGAAATGTGATGTTTTTTCACTTCCCAGCTGGCAAGAAGGATTTGGAATAGTATATATAGAAGCTATGAATAGTGGAATACCGGTTATAGGTGTCAGGGGTCAGGGAATAGAAGACGTTATCGAAGATAAAAAGAATGGTTTTTTAGTTGAACCCCATCAGGTGGAGGATCTGATTTTTACCATAGATTATATATTAAGTAATAAATCTGAAGCCAGAATCATAGGACAAAATGGTAAAAATACTGTATTAAAAGAATTTACCTGGCTTAGAAATGCACAAAAAACTATTGATATATACAATGAAATTATGAGGTGAGGAAAGTGAATATTGCAATGATATTGACCAATGGATTTGATCCGGATCCCAGAGTATATAAAGAGGCAAAATCACTGAAAAAACTTGGACATAAGATAACTATTTTATGCTGGGATAGAGAGGGAACTTATGTGGATACTCCGGAAGAGGATTTAGATGGAATACATATAGTAAGATTTTTTGGAAATGCAGAATATGGCACAGGATATAAGCAAATTTTTAAGTTTTTAAATTTTAAAGATGATGTTTATAATTACATGAAAGACAAGAATTTTCAAGCACTGCACTGTCATGATTTTGACGGACTTTTTATAGGATATAGTATAAATAAAAAGCTTAAATTAAAGGTTACATATGATGAACACGATTTGTTTTACATGTATTTTTACAATAGGAAGGGACTTCTAAACAAACTTATATATTATTCTGTTATTTTACTGGAAAAACATATGGTAAAAAGAGTAGATACCCATATAGTGGTTACTCCCAAGATGAAGGAAGTTTATAAAAAGATAAGTAAAAATATTTACATAGTAAATAATGCACCTTATAAAAGTTTATTTAATGATATAGAAAAAACTCCAGATAATCTACTTAGAATAGGATTTATAGGTTCTGTTAGATATTATGATGAGATAAAAGCACTAATTGATGCGGCACAAAAGTATGATAAATCTGTAAAGGTAATAATTTGCGGCTGGGGAATATATGCAGAACAACTTGCCAGTTATTCTAAAAAATTCTCAAATGTAGAAATAAAAGGTGCTTATAATATAAGTGAATTGGAACAATTGTATAAAAATATAGATGTAACTTATGCCTTTTATCCAGGGGATACAGCTACCATATCCATGCCTAATAAATTTTATGAAAGCATAATAACAGAGACACCTATTATTGCCAATAAAGTTACGGAGTTTGGACATGAGGTTTGGAAAAATAATTTTGGCTATGGAATAGAAGGAAAAAATCTTAAAGAAGAAATAGAACATATTATAGAGAAACTTCTAAAAGATCCGGCAGAAAAAAATAATATAATAGAAAATATGAGAAAAGCCAAAAATAATTATTTTTGGGAAAGCAATGAATCAAAATTAAATGCTATATATACAATTTGCAATTCATAATTCACAGTGCATAATTGCAGTGATTATTTTTGGTTTTGAAACAGAAAATTGATTAAAGGAGATTCATATGTATAAAAAACATACGGTTTCAATAATAATTCCTGTTTATAATGAAGAACTTTATATAGAGAAATGTTTAAAATCTATAATTAACCAAACTTATGAAAATATTATTGAAATATTAGTGGTAGATGGTATGTCAACGGACTCTACACGAAATCTATTAAAAAGTTTTGAAAATGAAAAAATCATTTTAATAAATAATGAAAAGAAAATTCAATCTGCAGCTTTAAATAAGGGAATAAAAATGGCAAAGGGTGATATAGTGGTTAGAGTTGATGCCCATGCACTATATGATAAAGATTATGTAAGAGAATGTGTAAATACATTAAATAAATTCAAAGGAGATAATGTGGTAAATGTAGGTGGACCTACTTATTTACTTACTTCAAAATCCTATGTGGAAAACTGTATTGTTTTTCTTCATGAAAGTAAATTTGGAATAGGTGTAGCTAAGTTTAGACAGAAGGATTACGATGGCTTTGTAGATACGGTTTGGAATGGAGCTTTCTACCGATGGGTGTTTGATGAAATTGGTTTTTATAATGAAAGTTTTACAAGAAGTGAGGATAATGATTTAAACAATAGAATATTAAAAAGTGGTTATAAAATATATCAAAATAAAAATATAATAGCCTACTATAAACCTAGAAGCAGTGTAAAGAAAGTGCTATTTCAAAATTATGGCAATGGTAAGGCGATAGGCCAATCTCTTATTAATAATAGAGATATAGTAAAAGTCAGACATATTGTGCCTTTAATATTTTTTCTCACCATAGTAATATTTGGATTAAGCTATAGACTTTTTTTTGCAAGTAAAATAATAGAAATTTTGGCTTTGGGAAGCTATTTTATTGTAGATATGGTAGAATGTATAAAAATAGGTGTAAAAAATGGGGCGAAATATATACCTTTAATGTTTATACTATTTTTTTTACTTCACATTATGTATGGCCTAGGAACTATAGTTGGCTTTTTTACTGGCTTAAAAAAAGCATCTTAGAAAACAAATAACCAGTGAAAGGAAGGATATTCCAAAATGATACATAAAATCTGTAACAGAGGAAATGAAAACAGTAAGATAACCTCATTCATTTTATACATAGTTATGATAGCCGGATTAACAGTAGGATACATTGGATCCATTACATATTATAAATCCTTTAATTTCATAATAAATGCAGGTATTTTAAAAAGAGTATTTGTTATGGCACCTTTATTTGTAATTATAGTCTACACCTTAATATTTTTAGTACCTTCAAAAATTGATAAACTGTCAAGTTTATACTGGTTTTTATTTTTAACTTTAAATATAACACCCCTTTTAATAGTATATATTATGAGTGGACTGGCAGAAAGCAAAAATTCAGAAATATACATATATCTAATAACATTCATTGCTGTAATAGGAATATTACTTGTAAGTAAACCGGATTTTAAAATTCCCCAAATTAAAGTTACCCCTAAAGTGTTCTGGATAGGCATTATAGCTTTTATGGTAATTGGATATTCATATCTGGTGTATACCTTGGGACTTCCTACTAACATAATAGAAGCTTTTAAAGATGTATATGGTGTAAGATTGAATTACAGAGACACGGCAGGAAGATTTGACGATTATTTTATACAATGGCTTGGCAATGTAATAAATCCTTTTATACTTACATTTTTAATATACAAGAAAAAATATAAGCTCATATTTATACCGTT
This window encodes:
- a CDS encoding tetratricopeptide repeat protein, with translation MSIKSYFAEKLSKLLFLEIKKENIKKIFKISLEEDIYIPINSRYIVDSIKLQDNLDKIPVTYFIEGMFYVLGADEEFRFNKYYKDIISKDKNNNKFIKSIIGKNVKSKNYEEAYIILKGLSQIEDTVEIYDKLIVMAEEIRKKNNIYKEEELNILQKAKLKDNYALPYLYEAIIKKEEGDDERALFCINNYIVKGGEETLEVTDMKQWLKSAVDYDRGKELLESNPQEALKYLIPLIDILGDNASIYYYIAVGYRMIENHEKAIYYLNEALNIDSSIVEVVNEMGINYASLGNYERAIAYLRKAFEATKSVEVCTNLILCYLNSGNLKDAKAHLEIAKKLDSKDQVVIELNEIINKTVDKN
- the galU gene encoding UTP--glucose-1-phosphate uridylyltransferase GalU, which translates into the protein MNVKKAIIPAAGLGTRFLPATKAQPKEMLPIVDKPTIQYIIEEAVASGIEEILIITGRNKRAIEDHFDKSIELERELEKKGKEDLLKIVKDISSISDIYYIRQKEPKGLGHAIGCARTFVGNQPFAVMLGDDVVDNEVPCLKQLIDCYNEYKTSIIGVQEVPKEEVYKYGIVKGMYIENNVYKVKDLIEKPKVEEAPSNMAILGRYIITPSIFEILQNTTPGKGGEIQLTDALRTLAKNEAMYAYTFQGRRYDVGDKLGFLQATVEFALKKEELKKPFMKYLLGLKEQTIFKEVKDEVTDKVKEKQLQ
- a CDS encoding polysaccharide biosynthesis protein translates to MQKDKKLIVYDIFFLIASLYFALLLKFDFNIPSEYMIFLKLSAVPVVIVTLVCNKFFNLYNNIWKYASVEELISIVYSVSLSNIIFIIYSYFINYKFLENRYYRFPYTVHIIFWILSVLALGGIRFTYRLSGDKKEENCKKRRHKNLLIIGAGDAAAMLIKEIKKHTNFNYNIIGLIDDDKSKRGKLIKGIEVLGGRNEIIEVCKNRGIEEIIIAMPSADLHTKREIINICKNTKCKLKTLPGIYEMIDGNINITKLRDVNIEDLLGREEVKLNTRDISKYIKDKIIMVTGGGGSIGSELCRQLAKFQPKQLLILDIYENNVYDLEMELNYNYADLNKKVIIASIRDSERLKDIFRKYTPQVVFHAAAHKHVPLMEGNPSEAVKNNIIGTYRVLKCCDEFKVEKFVQISTDKAVNPTNVMGATKRFCEIMVQAFNEVSKTEYVAVRFGNVLGSNGSVIPLFKRQIAHGGPVTVTHPEINRFFMTIPEAAQLVIQAGAIAAGGEIFVLDMGKPVKIVDLARDLITLSGYEPDVDIKIEYTGLRPGEKLYEELLMNEIALTSTEHDKIFVEKPNKVDMNFIEKSIDEFKEVLNQDKEHIMQLIEKKVPTYKRKK
- a CDS encoding glycosyltransferase, coding for MKNILVISHMYPSPSNSVLGIFVHKQVQKLINEGCKVKVICPVPYVPSFLGVIKKYKAYIDIPTKVFLDGVEVFYPRYVEFPRGLFLQYSGIFMYLGIKRTIDNLYKRFKFNVIHAHTAIPVGFATIHLSKKYNVPFVVTIHGQDFQYTVKKNSMCRKNVFKVLKAADKIITVSNKLKNVIKEKYILNKTIVINNGINPEEYVIKEQVELKGSHIMLSVSALIKTKGIDLNIRAVSKLVKKYPDLMYYIIGDGEENRNLRKLVNDLNLNGNVFFLGRLPHSQVIKYMSSKCDVFSLPSWQEGFGIVYIEAMNSGIPVIGVRGQGIEDVIEDKKNGFLVEPHQVEDLIFTIDYILSNKSEARIIGQNGKNTVLKEFTWLRNAQKTIDIYNEIMR
- a CDS encoding glycosyltransferase, which encodes MNIAMILTNGFDPDPRVYKEAKSLKKLGHKITILCWDREGTYVDTPEEDLDGIHIVRFFGNAEYGTGYKQIFKFLNFKDDVYNYMKDKNFQALHCHDFDGLFIGYSINKKLKLKVTYDEHDLFYMYFYNRKGLLNKLIYYSVILLEKHMVKRVDTHIVVTPKMKEVYKKISKNIYIVNNAPYKSLFNDIEKTPDNLLRIGFIGSVRYYDEIKALIDAAQKYDKSVKVIICGWGIYAEQLASYSKKFSNVEIKGAYNISELEQLYKNIDVTYAFYPGDTATISMPNKFYESIITETPIIANKVTEFGHEVWKNNFGYGIEGKNLKEEIEHIIEKLLKDPAEKNNIIENMRKAKNNYFWESNESKLNAIYTICNS
- a CDS encoding glycosyltransferase family 2 protein, giving the protein MYKKHTVSIIIPVYNEELYIEKCLKSIINQTYENIIEILVVDGMSTDSTRNLLKSFENEKIILINNEKKIQSAALNKGIKMAKGDIVVRVDAHALYDKDYVRECVNTLNKFKGDNVVNVGGPTYLLTSKSYVENCIVFLHESKFGIGVAKFRQKDYDGFVDTVWNGAFYRWVFDEIGFYNESFTRSEDNDLNNRILKSGYKIYQNKNIIAYYKPRSSVKKVLFQNYGNGKAIGQSLINNRDIVKVRHIVPLIFFLTIVIFGLSYRLFFASKIIEILALGSYFIVDMVECIKIGVKNGAKYIPLMFILFFLLHIMYGLGTIVGFFTGLKKAS
- a CDS encoding O-antigen polymerase: MIHKICNRGNENSKITSFILYIVMIAGLTVGYIGSITYYKSFNFIINAGILKRVFVMAPLFVIIVYTLIFLVPSKIDKLSSLYWFLFLTLNITPLLIVYIMSGLAESKNSEIYIYLITFIAVIGILLVSKPDFKIPQIKVTPKVFWIGIIAFMVIGYSYLVYTLGLPTNIIEAFKDVYGVRLNYRDTAGRFDDYFIQWLGNVINPFILTFLIYKKKYKLIFIPFVLQLVLYGYAAYKSQFAVLFLAPFFAMVLKGGIKRTFIEKMMLLSIVVGLVAFYFKKLSIYLLIIIRIFLFPPLIALEYYDFFWMYPKMLLSHSIFGGFFKNIYNMDPNFYMGTVYYGRSDMRLNVTWYGDAYMNFGLIGVILFAILLYFIMIVIKSVENKNIFLVSALLFGGVMALFNGPILTTLLTNGLGLGLLLAYLMPEKI